attcactagtcggttgatgACCCCCcgatccgaaacaccgacaataagcTTAACGATCTAAACCCTGCCTTTGATTTTTCTCAAACTCACTCCCCTGCTTTGCTTCTGCTTCTAAGATGTAGTAACTGAATTCATAACCAATTGCCAGAGGGCCTAATAGAAGACTGGAGGATGCATGAAATgtggaagaaagaaagaaaggggGTGAAATGAAATGAAAGTAGGCTTGCTTTGCCGTGGGGGTAAGTAGAGAGCTAATGCCTCGATCGGCACCCCCTGCTAATGTTGACCACCATTTTCTTCAACAAAACTAATCATGAAGGGCGTGTAAATAATTGGCCGTGCCGACCATAAAAAAAACCCAGCAGTCAAATAATAATGATTCGGGTAGGGAGGGCAAGGGGGCATAATTTACAGCCAGGCGCCTTGAGGAAAGCGAGCGGTTGCGCCCATAAACAATTGCCCGTGAGAGTTGGCACTGTCAGGGATGCCGGCATGGCATGGTAATGCCATTGCAGTATGTGTGCTGTGTGCTGTGAAGAAGAACCTGATCGATCAGCCAGCCCCCTTCCTCTTTACGCTtgctgtgtgtgtgtgagagagagagagtagtacTCGTAGGAAGTAAGTAAACAAAAGCAAAGGTAAACAGCATGATTAAAGGGCTGTTAAGAAAGATAAAGCGAGGCGGAAGCGAGACACTTAAAAATAAGGTCCATCAAGGTTAAACTACACCGGCCATGGTGGTGGTGATTAGGAGGAGTAAAGCGGCTGCCTGCAACTCCTGCAGCTAATCGCTGTGTGGCTCACCAACACCATGCATGTACCACTACTGGTGAAACTACAACAGCTACTGAACAACTGCTAGTAGACCTATAAATCTGACAAGCCTTTGCCTACAAGCCCCTCTCTCTCTCGTATAGTCTATGCTCTCCCCTCTTTCGTAGCTCTTCTTCCTATGCCCCTCGCCGGAACAGATATAGCATCAGAATCTCCAGTGGCTGGGCATCTTTCCTTTTCCTGCCATAGGCCGTGACGAGAGCTTCTTGCTTGCGTGCCTGCCTATGAAGCTCTCTGGCCAATGGAGGAGCTACTTCTTCTTCCCTAGCCTTTCTCGTCTCTGATTCGTCCTTTGACCTTCTCGCGTCTTGTGTGAGCGCTACTACAAGCAAGCGATGGACATGAACGAGAGCGGCGAGAAAGGGATGGAGGGCAACGCGTCCTCCGGCGCCGCCGGCATCCCGGTGGAGTGGCAGACCCAATTCAGCGCTGCCGCCTTCtcgtgcgcgccgccgccgccgcagcagcagcaggttcCCATGATGGACTCCGCCTTCGCGTCCGCCGGCCTGTGGGCGTCCACCTCCCAGGCCATGGCGCTCTCCGACGTCGGCGCCATGTCGGCCGCGCGGGGCGGTGGCGGCTTCTTGGCGCCGGTCCCCGGTTTCCTCCTGCAGGGCCTCGGCCATTTCCCCGTGGACTCCGGCTTCATCGAGCGCGCCGCGCGGGCGTCCTgcttcggcggcggcggggtgATGGGCGCTACCACTGGCTTCGGTGCAACTGATCATCAGCCCATGAACAACGCGTTCAGTGGCTCCTCGGAGGCGCTGTTGGATCACCAGAGGAAGGACGGCAACGAGAAGGGCGAGCCGGAGCTTGGCCGGAACGGCCACGACGGGGTGCTGAGCTCGGAGGCTGCTGGTGGGTACTGCTCGTCCAAGGGGACGTCGGATTCCAAGAAGAGGAGAAGGCCTAACGAGGTGAGCGCTCTTCTTGCTGGCTGCTTGTGTCTTCAACTTTTCCACTGTCGTTTCAAAAACCTGTCGAGGATCGATGTAGCTAAGTTAAAATGGATGGAATACATCTGTGCGTGTTCTGTACAATGAAAGGTGATGGGAGGCGATCAGGTTCAGTCGTCCAACCTGCCCGCCGACTCAGCAAACGAGAGCGTGCACAGCAAGGACAAAGGCGAGGAGAGCAGCCCGGCAACAACTACCGGACCCGGTAAGTCGAAAGGGAAGGGAGCGAAAGAGACCTCCGAGTCCCAGAAGGAAGACTACATTCATGTCCGAGCTAGACGCGGACAGGCAACCAACAGCCACAGCCTTGCAGAAAGGGTACGGATTTGATCAAAGGGTGACACCCCAATGTTTACCGTTTGCTGTGGAACCTTGGATCGTTCTGAAATTGACATGAATGGTCCTGAAAACTCTGGTTGTTGCATCTTTTCTGCAGTTGAGGAGGGAGAAGATTAGCGAGAGGATGAAACTTCTGCAGGACCTTGTTCCTGGCTGCAGCAAAGTAGGTCTATCTAgcacaaaagaagaaaaaaaaaggaacttGTGTGTTTTTATGTTGATTTTCATTACAAATGAACATCTTTGTCCTTGAAATTCAGGTCACTGGGAAGGCCGTAATGCTTGACGAGATTATCAACTATGTTCAGTCCCTGCAAAGACAAGTTGAGGTAATAACTAACATCCCCCCAATACACTATTCGTCAAAATATGCACAACTTTGTCTGAATCAAGGCTTATCTACGAACCAAGTTGTCATTTGGAAGAGAGAAAGTAGAATCAATAGATACTGAGACCTGAATATGAATACAATTTTCTACAACCCTCGTTACATACTGATGGCAAGCATCAAAATACTGAATTAATCTTGCAGTTCTTATCGATGAAGCTCGCAACAGTAAACCCAAGGCTTGACCTCAATATAGAAGGGCTTCTATCAAAAGATGTACGAGGCTTCTTGCAATCTCATTCTTTTTTGCTCATTATTTGTACGTATAAGAATCTAACAAACAAAACCACTCTTATCATCAGCTTCTTCGCTTCCCTGGTGTTCCTTCGTCTTCCCTCGGATTTTCCCCAGAAATGATGCACCCACAATTACAGCTATCACAACCAGGCCTGATTCAGGGGGGCGCTGCTGGCATGGCCAATCCGGACGTATTCAGGAGAATCATGCAGGCACAATTGAGTGCAAAAGACGGGTCCCAGGTTAGCATCTATTCACAGTATATTTGAACAGATCCTAGTAAAATATTGTTTTTGAAGTATCAACACAGCACTTCAGTCTTTAGGTAGCAGTTGACATAGCTTAAGCTATCCTGTAGCAACATAAATTTTTCTCAAACATAGACTTCAAGTTTGATTGTGATACCAAGATCTTCATAGCCAACTAAGTTGTGTTCAGGAACAAATTTGCCCCAAACCTGCATACAGTAAATATTTTCTAACGGCCAATCCACATATACTTCAAGTTAGGCTTCTCCAACTCCTATTCTAAGTTGTGTGTTGAGGAACAAATTTGCTCGAGACACCAAGATCTTCATACAGACACTGATCGCAATTGCATCAAATTTACAATACTGATGTAAGCTTTGGATTTGTCGAGCAGATGTCCCACGCATTGAATGGAGGGTCATTCAGTGACGTTGCGCAGATGGCATACCCGTCCCTGGGGTCCCAGGACTTGAGCATCAGGCCGTCGCAGGACGGGTTTCAAATGTGACTGAACATGCCAGTTGCACATAGAAAGAGCAAAGGCTTCCATCTGAATATCTGATCGGCGAACATGCAGGTGCGCAGGGCCGCATAACTGATGCTGCTACTGCTGGGAGCAGCAAGACTGCTGCAGTTCTTGCTCATCCAAGCCTTTAACCGCGTCGTCACGGCTGTGCTGCATTGGCCGGGTTTTTATTGTGTTCAGAAGGAACTGAGAAAAAGCTCGTGGAGCCCCCAGTCCCCCACCCCACGGAATCGTTGGACGGATGGATGAGAGCCTGGATGGCTGGAAATTCTGTCTGGGTGGTCGCGTGCATTTATTCATGGCTGGCGCGCAGTGCAGTAACAGTGGGCTGTGTGTTGGTAGCGAGCaaatgagctgctgctgcaggaTGCATGTAACGCGAGCCTTGTTTTGTTAGTAGTTTCAGCGCTTTTGTTTGCATAATAGTTAAGGGTGCAAGAAACACTCATGAAATTGGGGGCGGTCCGGGCGATGTTTATGTTGAAACACATACATTTGGCAAATCCTCCTTGTGCCACAAATCAAAGAAGGATGATGCTACATCGATCATGCATGTTCATGGACTCAGTCTGTTCCCCACTTGCACTCGGAGCAAGCTTTTGTTCGATCCATGTGTCGTGTATGTATGCGTTGAGACCTACTCTATCTACTACAGCGTTTCGCTTTTT
Above is a genomic segment from Miscanthus floridulus cultivar M001 chromosome 3, ASM1932011v1, whole genome shotgun sequence containing:
- the LOC136546416 gene encoding transcription factor BHLH089-like, with translation MDMNESGEKGMEGNASSGAAGIPVEWQTQFSAAAFSCAPPPPQQQQVPMMDSAFASAGLWASTSQAMALSDVGAMSAARGGGGFLAPVPGFLLQGLGHFPVDSGFIERAARASCFGGGGVMGATTGFGATDHQPMNNAFSGSSEALLDHQRKDGNEKGEPELGRNGHDGVLSSEAAGGYCSSKGTSDSKKRRRPNEVMGGDQVQSSNLPADSANESVHSKDKGEESSPATTTGPGKSKGKGAKETSESQKEDYIHVRARRGQATNSHSLAERLRREKISERMKLLQDLVPGCSKVTGKAVMLDEIINYVQSLQRQVEFLSMKLATVNPRLDLNIEGLLSKDLLRFPGVPSSSLGFSPEMMHPQLQLSQPGLIQGGAAGMANPDVFRRIMQAQLSAKDGSQMSHALNGGSFSDVAQMAYPSLGSQDLSIRPSQDGFQM